A genomic region of Nostoc sp. UHCC 0702 contains the following coding sequences:
- a CDS encoding threonylcarbamoyl-AMP synthase, with protein MAKIFAVHPDNPQVRRIEEIKSALSGGAVMLYPTDTVYAIGCDLNAKSAVERVRHIKQLANDKPLTFLSPSLSNVATYAFVSDTAYRIMRHLIPGPYTFLLPATKLVPRLVQSPKRKTTGIRVPNHNVCLALLEALGNPIISTSAHLPPDESDDGNIGLDSEIRLSRVELFDRLDNLVDVIVDTGKEPTYEVSTILDLTGDEPMITRRGLGWEAVTAWV; from the coding sequence ATGGCAAAAATTTTTGCAGTCCATCCTGATAATCCCCAAGTTCGCCGAATAGAGGAAATAAAATCAGCGCTCTCTGGTGGCGCAGTTATGCTTTACCCTACTGATACAGTCTATGCGATTGGTTGCGATTTAAATGCTAAGTCAGCGGTGGAACGAGTGCGGCACATTAAACAGCTAGCAAACGACAAACCATTGACATTTTTGTCTCCCTCACTATCAAATGTGGCGACTTATGCCTTTGTCAGTGATACAGCTTATCGGATTATGAGACACCTGATACCAGGGCCTTACACGTTTTTGCTACCTGCTACCAAGTTAGTACCGCGATTAGTACAAAGTCCAAAGCGGAAGACTACTGGAATTCGCGTACCAAATCATAATGTATGCTTAGCACTCTTGGAAGCGTTGGGAAATCCGATTATTTCGACTTCGGCACATCTACCACCAGATGAGTCAGATGATGGGAATATAGGGCTAGATTCAGAAATTAGACTATCACGAGTGGAGCTATTTGACCGTTTAGATAACTTAGTAGATGTAATTGTTGACACTGGTAAAGAACCGACATATGAAGTGTCTACAATTTTGGATTTGACGGGAGACGAACCAATGATTACAAGGCGGGGTTTAGGTTGGGAAGCAGTAACGGCGTGGGTATAA
- a CDS encoding HetZ-related protein, translated as MKANLANLPISTSTFEGRVSTEELPANNPDILMQLLCQEMQAQVKAASGCVEAVAQRIAKEVKRICDKSYRIQTSGEILSWQVTLSRHRLQKCLQYYRLGSRRGRVELHTTLGAIVYRHVTISGSELGFEARSNLIEDFLQAFYMEAIKAFRRENELAEDYTPRTQLQLAEFMAFTEQYAKRRINLPGGNNQQLIILRAQGFARRQPQETTVDIEMAVESAKGEEAESYQRNSAVQQIRSQMIAQPNFDPSEASERDRIIRELSKYLESQGQSDCVDYLSLKLQDLSAPEIDQILGLTSRQRDYLQQRFKYHAEKFAKQHQWQLVHQWLGAGLEQNLGLSSQQWETFMGILSPEQQQLLQLKIARQSDQAIAKVIKCTPKQVLKRWTQLLELAWNIRNGNAEV; from the coding sequence ATGAAAGCTAACCTTGCAAATCTACCAATCTCTACGTCCACTTTTGAGGGCCGGGTTTCTACTGAAGAATTGCCCGCCAACAATCCTGATATTTTGATGCAACTGCTGTGTCAGGAAATGCAGGCTCAAGTGAAAGCAGCCTCTGGGTGTGTAGAAGCTGTAGCACAACGCATAGCGAAAGAGGTCAAACGTATTTGTGATAAAAGCTACCGCATCCAAACTTCAGGAGAAATCCTATCTTGGCAAGTAACTTTATCTAGGCATCGCTTGCAAAAGTGCCTGCAATACTATCGGCTTGGTTCCAGGAGAGGACGTGTAGAATTACATACTACCCTGGGTGCTATAGTTTACCGCCATGTGACCATTTCCGGCTCTGAGTTGGGCTTTGAGGCTCGTTCTAACCTGATTGAAGATTTTCTTCAAGCATTTTATATGGAAGCAATCAAAGCTTTCCGGCGGGAAAACGAATTAGCAGAAGATTACACACCGCGCACGCAGCTGCAATTAGCAGAATTTATGGCTTTTACAGAACAGTATGCCAAGCGCCGCATCAATTTACCTGGTGGTAATAATCAGCAATTAATTATTCTACGCGCCCAAGGTTTTGCTCGTCGTCAGCCACAAGAAACTACTGTAGATATTGAAATGGCGGTAGAATCTGCTAAGGGTGAAGAAGCAGAATCTTATCAGCGTAACTCGGCAGTGCAACAAATTAGATCGCAAATGATTGCACAACCCAATTTTGACCCATCGGAAGCATCGGAACGCGATCGCATCATAAGAGAATTGAGCAAATACTTGGAATCTCAAGGTCAATCTGACTGTGTAGACTACCTCAGCCTCAAACTCCAAGACTTATCAGCACCAGAAATTGACCAAATTCTCGGTCTAACTAGCCGTCAGCGCGACTATCTGCAACAGCGTTTTAAATATCATGCGGAAAAGTTCGCCAAGCAACATCAATGGCAATTAGTACACCAATGGTTAGGCGCAGGTTTAGAGCAAAATTTGGGATTGTCTTCCCAACAGTGGGAAACTTTCATGGGGATATTATCTCCTGAGCAACAGCAACTTTTGCAGTTGAAAATTGCCCGCCAAAGTGACCAAGCGATCGCTAAAGTAATTAAATGTACTCCCAAACAAGTGCTAAAGCGCTGGACTCAACTGTTGGAACTAGCATGGAATATCCGCAACGGTAACGCTGAAGTCTAA
- a CDS encoding DNA adenine methylase — MVTQIPKQAYPRPFLKWAGGKSRLIQQYISYFPKDYKNYYEPFLGGGAVFFYLQPPSAVLTDINAELITTYRCVRDNVEELICLLKEHKIKHNRDYYYDVRANSGGTALEKAARLIYLNKTCFNGLYRVNSQGQFNVPLGRYENPNICPENLLRAASSALSTSKIKQADFTDVLNQATSSEDFVFCDPPYHPISSTSYFTGYNSNSFGEKEQEFLRDTCAELASRGVKVMICNSDCDFIRNLYKKIKFNIYRIKASRSINSNTKRRGRIDELLITTY, encoded by the coding sequence ATGGTAACTCAAATCCCTAAACAAGCTTACCCACGTCCATTTTTAAAGTGGGCAGGGGGTAAAAGTAGGTTAATTCAACAATATATTTCTTATTTTCCCAAAGATTACAAGAATTATTATGAACCATTTTTAGGCGGTGGTGCTGTTTTTTTCTATCTCCAACCTCCATCAGCAGTTTTAACTGATATTAACGCTGAATTAATAACTACTTATCGCTGTGTTAGAGATAATGTAGAGGAATTAATCTGTTTACTTAAAGAACATAAAATCAAACATAATAGAGACTATTACTATGATGTGAGAGCTAATTCTGGAGGCACTGCTTTAGAAAAAGCCGCTCGTTTAATTTATTTAAATAAGACTTGTTTTAATGGTTTATATCGAGTCAACTCTCAGGGTCAATTTAACGTACCATTAGGCAGGTACGAAAATCCTAATATTTGTCCGGAAAATTTACTCAGAGCAGCTTCATCTGCACTTTCTACATCCAAAATTAAACAGGCAGATTTCACAGATGTGCTGAATCAGGCGACTAGTAGTGAAGATTTCGTATTCTGCGATCCACCTTATCATCCTATAAGTAGTACCAGCTATTTTACAGGTTATAATAGTAATTCTTTTGGTGAAAAAGAGCAAGAATTTTTAAGAGATACTTGTGCAGAACTAGCAAGTCGTGGTGTGAAAGTAATGATCTGCAATTCTGATTGTGATTTTATCAGAAATTTGTACAAAAAAATTAAGTTTAATATCTATCGAATAAAGGCATCACGCTCAATTAATTCTAATACTAAAAGAAGAGGGAGAATTGACGAATTATTAATTACAACATATTAA
- a CDS encoding DUF751 family protein: MFDGFWDNVFRYPRYFVTVLLGVFLNTIAPLMPLLKRPVTLIALLGLFVGSLVFLTFTLRAMLGLSTI, translated from the coding sequence ATGTTTGATGGATTTTGGGATAACGTCTTTCGCTACCCCCGCTACTTCGTTACCGTTCTCTTAGGCGTGTTTCTGAACACCATCGCGCCGTTAATGCCCCTTTTAAAACGTCCTGTCACCTTAATCGCCCTCTTGGGCTTATTTGTAGGCAGTTTGGTGTTTCTGACTTTCACCCTACGCGCCATGCTGGGCTTGAGTACAATCTAG
- the rbfA gene encoding 30S ribosome-binding factor RbfA, whose translation MATNRRVSRVAELIKREVSQMLLNGIKDDRVGTGMVSVTDVDVSGDLQHAKIYVSIYGTEEAKAATMAGLKSATGFVRSELGARVRLRRTPEVTFIEDRSIERGTKVLSLLNQLQYERSPQTQAVAEETTDEYEDESWE comes from the coding sequence ATGGCTACAAATCGCCGCGTTTCCCGTGTTGCTGAATTAATTAAACGGGAAGTTAGCCAAATGCTACTCAACGGGATTAAAGACGATCGCGTGGGTACAGGAATGGTAAGTGTCACTGATGTGGATGTTTCTGGCGATCTGCAACATGCCAAAATCTACGTCAGTATTTATGGTACAGAAGAAGCCAAAGCAGCAACAATGGCAGGCTTAAAGTCAGCAACGGGTTTCGTCCGTAGCGAACTCGGTGCGCGGGTAAGGCTACGTCGCACACCAGAAGTAACTTTTATCGAAGACCGCTCAATAGAACGGGGTACTAAGGTGCTGTCATTGTTGAACCAACTCCAGTATGAGCGATCGCCCCAAACTCAAGCAGTAGCAGAAGAGACTACAGATGAATATGAAGATGAATCTTGGGAATAA
- a CDS encoding DUF4327 family protein codes for MTVNTVPSINYYSLDIIQDEARRLVQKGMISRQQPIYTLCQYIPAREWVCVECELEKCDFLLRDRIGDLIGREQWDND; via the coding sequence ATGACTGTGAATACGGTGCCCTCTATCAATTACTACTCTCTGGATATAATTCAAGACGAAGCTCGCCGATTAGTGCAAAAGGGGATGATCAGCCGACAACAGCCAATATATACACTCTGCCAATACATCCCAGCAAGAGAGTGGGTTTGCGTCGAATGTGAATTGGAGAAATGTGACTTTCTATTACGCGATCGCATCGGCGATCTGATTGGTCGTGAACAATGGGACAACGACTAA
- a CDS encoding HNH endonuclease → MEIDHIKPKSQGGKDQYENLQLLHRHCHDTKTANDGSYGTCVKS, encoded by the coding sequence ATGGAGATTGACCACATCAAACCAAAATCTCAAGGAGGCAAAGACCAATATGAAAATCTTCAACTTCTTCATCGTCATTGCCATGATACAAAAACTGCCAATGATGGGAGTTATGGTACTTGTGTAAAAAGCTAA
- a CDS encoding cation transporter, translating into MAYDNRATVRKVLIITLFLNLFVMGLKAVVGYWTGSLSLMADALHSVTDSANNVLGLFASKFSSPYPDREHPYGHHKFEAVGALGIAAFLGIACFEILQGAIERIIKGSAPVKISPSELWLLLIVLGVNIFVAYYERSVGRRVGSPILIADAKHTMSDVWVTITVMVGLIGVWLGYQWLDLVLAFPVALLVFWSGWSVLKENLPWLVDQMAIAPEAIHAIATSVPGVINCHEIASRGVLGRQVFMEMHLIVDAPDVETAHRITEEVERRLEERFNPVRISIHVEPPRYQSEQISFESKAE; encoded by the coding sequence ATGGCATACGATAACCGCGCCACAGTGCGAAAGGTTTTAATTATCACCCTATTCCTCAACCTGTTTGTGATGGGATTGAAAGCAGTTGTGGGATACTGGACGGGTTCTTTAAGCTTAATGGCTGATGCCTTGCACAGTGTGACAGATAGTGCCAACAACGTTTTAGGATTATTTGCGAGTAAGTTTTCTTCACCATATCCCGATCGCGAACATCCCTACGGACACCATAAGTTTGAAGCTGTAGGCGCTTTAGGAATTGCTGCCTTTTTGGGAATCGCCTGCTTTGAAATCCTCCAAGGAGCAATTGAGCGAATTATCAAGGGTAGTGCCCCTGTTAAAATATCACCATCTGAGTTGTGGTTATTACTTATTGTCTTGGGTGTAAATATTTTTGTCGCCTATTACGAACGGAGTGTAGGTAGGCGGGTAGGTAGTCCCATCTTGATAGCCGATGCTAAACATACCATGAGCGATGTTTGGGTGACAATTACTGTAATGGTTGGCTTGATAGGAGTTTGGCTAGGTTATCAATGGCTGGATCTAGTGTTAGCTTTTCCTGTGGCTTTATTGGTATTTTGGAGTGGTTGGTCAGTTTTAAAAGAAAATTTACCTTGGCTAGTAGACCAAATGGCGATCGCACCAGAAGCAATACATGCGATCGCAACTTCTGTACCTGGGGTAATTAACTGTCATGAAATCGCTTCTCGCGGTGTGCTTGGCCGTCAAGTGTTCATGGAAATGCATTTAATAGTAGATGCACCAGACGTAGAAACAGCCCACCGCATCACTGAAGAAGTGGAAAGACGGCTAGAAGAACGCTTTAATCCAGTCAGGATTTCAATTCACGTTGAACCACCAAGATATCAGTCTGAACAAATTAGCTTTGAATCTAAAGCAGAATAA
- a CDS encoding caspase family protein has product MQHDIQMRRLFAGFTCSLLILLPSSGTLAKDEINPPKSDNCQRNQSSPNFLVVGGGGAPYYNEIALEKNVLYFQRTLQFMGYNPQQVSSIFFANGNDGQASIRYINPQGEEQFKPPEIPNLRGATTFSNIQRYFQQLAQQQNSKSSFLYFTGHGGKNKQDLDNNSFYLWNEEQLSVKQFSQMLDKMPTQTSVVTMMAQCFSGSFANFIYEGGDAKRPVALQTRCGFFATIKTLPSVGCTPEVNEADYRDYSSSFFAGLSGRDRIGKAVKSADYNKDGRVAYAEAHAFAKVDEESIDLPISTSEAWLQRQFSQQQQTEILSQPISKILQTARLEQRYVVDSLVKKFELDKRKPFKQNLDNLNNAKIKTDEQQAYIKRLAMELINIAGEKQIRNSGNKKDIAILERLVKCESGSWGR; this is encoded by the coding sequence ATGCAGCATGATATCCAAATGCGCCGCTTATTTGCTGGTTTTACCTGTAGCTTACTAATTTTACTCCCTAGCTCTGGCACTCTTGCCAAAGATGAAATCAATCCGCCAAAATCTGATAATTGTCAACGGAATCAGTCTTCACCGAATTTTCTGGTTGTGGGTGGTGGTGGTGCGCCTTATTACAACGAAATCGCTTTAGAGAAAAATGTACTTTACTTTCAGCGTACCCTGCAATTTATGGGGTATAACCCACAGCAAGTTAGCTCTATTTTCTTTGCCAACGGTAACGATGGACAAGCTTCTATTCGCTATATTAATCCCCAAGGAGAAGAACAATTTAAACCACCAGAAATTCCTAATCTTAGAGGTGCTACTACTTTCAGTAACATACAACGTTATTTCCAGCAGCTAGCACAACAGCAAAATTCTAAATCGTCATTTTTATACTTCACAGGACATGGAGGAAAAAATAAACAAGATTTAGATAATAATTCCTTCTATTTGTGGAACGAAGAACAACTGAGTGTAAAGCAGTTTTCTCAAATGCTAGATAAAATGCCAACCCAGACATCTGTTGTCACTATGATGGCTCAGTGTTTTTCCGGTTCATTTGCTAATTTTATCTACGAAGGCGGCGATGCTAAACGTCCTGTAGCGCTTCAGACTCGTTGTGGTTTCTTTGCGACGATTAAAACTCTACCTTCAGTAGGCTGTACACCAGAGGTAAACGAAGCGGACTATCGAGATTATAGTTCTAGCTTTTTTGCTGGTTTGAGTGGACGCGATCGCATTGGTAAAGCTGTGAAGTCCGCCGACTACAACAAAGATGGACGAGTAGCCTATGCGGAAGCCCATGCTTTCGCCAAGGTAGATGAAGAATCTATCGATTTGCCCATATCCACCTCAGAGGCTTGGTTGCAGCGCCAATTTTCTCAACAGCAGCAAACAGAAATTCTGAGTCAACCTATTAGCAAAATTTTACAGACAGCTCGTCTTGAACAGCGTTATGTAGTCGATTCTTTAGTCAAAAAGTTTGAGTTAGACAAGCGAAAGCCTTTTAAGCAAAATTTGGATAATTTGAATAACGCCAAAATTAAAACCGATGAACAGCAAGCTTATATCAAGCGTTTAGCAATGGAACTAATTAACATCGCTGGAGAAAAGCAAATCCGTAACTCAGGCAATAAAAAAGATATTGCCATACTTGAGCGTTTGGTGAAGTGTGAAAGTGGTTCTTGGGGGAGATGA
- a CDS encoding response regulator codes for MEPPLPLAGIKILVVDDDDDSRFYMTTVLEADGATVLAVASAVAALEALNHWQPDVFIFDIAMPGEDGYTLIRKIRALTADRGGQVPAVALTAYADSEDRIRALEAGFQTHVPKPVDPSELVEIVADVVASCRN; via the coding sequence ATGGAACCTCCTCTACCTCTTGCTGGCATAAAAATCCTCGTAGTTGATGATGATGATGATAGCCGCTTTTACATGACTACCGTATTGGAAGCAGATGGGGCCACCGTCCTTGCAGTTGCATCGGCAGTGGCTGCCCTAGAAGCGCTAAATCACTGGCAACCAGATGTCTTTATCTTTGATATTGCCATGCCTGGTGAAGATGGCTACACCTTGATCCGCAAAATCCGCGCACTGACAGCAGATAGAGGGGGACAAGTCCCCGCAGTTGCCTTAACTGCCTATGCTGATAGTGAGGATCGTATCCGTGCCCTAGAAGCTGGGTTTCAGACTCATGTGCCGAAACCAGTAGATCCAAGTGAATTGGTGGAGATTGTAGCAGATGTAGTTGCTTCTTGTAGAAATTAG